The following proteins are co-located in the Vespa velutina chromosome 20, iVesVel2.1, whole genome shotgun sequence genome:
- the LOC124955981 gene encoding palmitoyltransferase Hip14 isoform X2 — translation MYALQMQTACQGEGNGEPDIPASLHQEPTRPSIQDCSSFDIVRATQYGALDRVTELVEAGADVNQPDAETVTLLHWAAINNYKDIVKYLMVKGAVVDAIGGELISTPLHWATRQGHLGIVVILMRAGADPTLRDSEGFSCIHLATLFGHTAIVAYLVAKGVNPNMLDRSAMTPLMWSAYKVNSLDPTRLLLTLGASHTLTDNLHGNTALHWAIIAKNNTAISTLVHHGASLDIPNFKNETPMTLLGPHIGAAWLGHKISQEIKEKQGRTRTWCRDKRIRWYCMVSTPFIVFYVIGMILQSGLDYIIKLGAFIMLYVGIYSANHFIFDERLFHILPLSIYLATKMWIYVTWVFWLGIHAAWYLWLLLIGGSVPLWICFLQSWRGDPGVITASHEDKLNTIIELAESGGFEPQWFCSSCLVRRPVRSKHCSTCDRCIARFDHHCPWVNNCIGAHNHKYFLGFLASLLGLCIVILSASVQYWQFECWTNLTNGHSADNYLVATATCDAWIMWIAANTSLHSFWVGMLLACQCYQIMVLGMTTNERMNAGRYTHFKQGNPFHRGALQNAADFCNFNFCGVKAKPSSDWLHSFDLKQSIEKLPLLAAKENFQYV, via the exons ATGTATGCGCTACAAATGCAAACTGCTTGTCAAGGGGAAGGCAATGGAGAACCTGATATCCCGGCTAGCCTTCATCAAGAACCTACACGACCATCTATACAAGACTGTAGCTCCTTTGATATTGTTAGAGCTACTCAG TATGGAGCATTGGATCGTGTTACCGAATTGGTAGAAGCCGGAGCAGATGTAAATCAACCAGATGCAGAAACAGTAACATTACTGCATTGGGcagcaataaataattataaagatatagtAAAGTATCTAATGGTTAAAGGAGCTGTTGTGGATGCTATTGGTGGTGAATTAATTTCGACTCCATTGCATTGGGCAACTAG GCAAGGACATTTAGGTATAGTGGTTATATTGATGAGAGCAGGAGCTGATCCAACTTTAAGAGATTCCGAAGGCTTTTCATGCATTCACTTAGCAACTCTATTTGGTCATACAGCTATTGTAGCTTATTTAGTTGCAAAAGGAGTCAATCCAAATATGTTAGATAGAAGTGCTATGACACCTCTTATGTGGAGCGCTTACAAAGttaatag tTTAGATCCCACAAGgttgttattaacattaggTGCATCGCATACACTAACAGATAATTTACACGGTAATACAGCTTTACATTGGGCTATTATAGCCAAAAATAATACAGCGATATCTACGTTAGTTCATCATGGAGCATCCTTAGATATTCCAAACTTTAAAAATGAGACCCCTATGACATTATTAGGACCTCACATTGGAGCTGCTTGGTTGGGTCATAAAATAAGTCAAGagatcaaagaaaaacaaggacGTACAAGGACATGGTGCAGGGATAAG AGAATACGCTGGTATTGTATGGTCAGTACACCATTTATAGTGTTTTATGTAATAGGAATGATATTACAAAGTGGATtggattatataataaaactagGTGCCTTCATAATGCTCTATGTAGGAATATATTCAGctaatcattttatctttgatGAAAGACTATTTCATATCTTGCCATTGTCCATTTATTTGGCTACTAAG ATGTGGATATATGTTACATGGGTATTCTGGTTAGGCATTCATGCAGCTTGGtatttatggttattattaattgggGGCTCCGTTCCTCTTTGGATATGCTTCTTACAATCTTGGCGTGGAGACCCAGGAGTAATTACAGCAAGTCATGAAGATAAATTAAAC ACAATAATAGAATTAGCTGAATCAGGTGGTTTTGAACCGCAATGGTTTTGCAGCAGTTGTTTAGTTAGGAGACCTGTACGATCAAAGCATTGTTCTACATGTGATAGATGTATCGCAAGATTTGATCATCACTGTCCTTGGGTTAATAACTGTATTG GAGCACacaatcataaatattttctaggtTTTTTGGCATCGTTATTAGGTCTGTGCATTGTTATTTTATCTGCTAGCGTGCAATACTGGCAGTTTGAATGTTGGACTAATTTGACAAATGGTCATAGCGCAGATAATTATTTAGTAGCTACTGCTACCTGCGATGCTTGGATTATGTGGATCGCAGCAAATACCTCTCTTCATTCATTTTGGGTTGGCATGTTGTTAGCTTGTCAATGTTATCAG atCATGGTACTTGGAATGACCacaaatgaaagaatgaatgctGGACGTTATACGCATTTCAAACAAGGGAATCCATTCCATCGTGGTGCACTACAGAATGCTGCTGatttttgcaattttaatttttgtggAGTAAAGGCAAAACCAAGTTCTGATTGGTTACACAGTTTTGATCTTAAACaaagtattgaaaaattaccTTTACTTGctgcgaaagaaaattttcaatatgtttAA
- the LOC124955981 gene encoding palmitoyltransferase Hip14 isoform X1: MYALQMQTACQGEGNGEPDIPASLHQEPTRPSIQDCSSFDIVRATQYGALDRVTELVEAGADVNQPDAETVTLLHWAAINNYKDIVKYLMVKGAVVDAIGGELISTPLHWATRQGHLGIVVILMRAGADPTLRDSEGFSCIHLATLFGHTAIVAYLVAKGVNPNMLDRSAMTPLMWSAYKVNSFSFYSLDPTRLLLTLGASHTLTDNLHGNTALHWAIIAKNNTAISTLVHHGASLDIPNFKNETPMTLLGPHIGAAWLGHKISQEIKEKQGRTRTWCRDKRIRWYCMVSTPFIVFYVIGMILQSGLDYIIKLGAFIMLYVGIYSANHFIFDERLFHILPLSIYLATKMWIYVTWVFWLGIHAAWYLWLLLIGGSVPLWICFLQSWRGDPGVITASHEDKLNTIIELAESGGFEPQWFCSSCLVRRPVRSKHCSTCDRCIARFDHHCPWVNNCIGAHNHKYFLGFLASLLGLCIVILSASVQYWQFECWTNLTNGHSADNYLVATATCDAWIMWIAANTSLHSFWVGMLLACQCYQIMVLGMTTNERMNAGRYTHFKQGNPFHRGALQNAADFCNFNFCGVKAKPSSDWLHSFDLKQSIEKLPLLAAKENFQYV, from the exons ATGTATGCGCTACAAATGCAAACTGCTTGTCAAGGGGAAGGCAATGGAGAACCTGATATCCCGGCTAGCCTTCATCAAGAACCTACACGACCATCTATACAAGACTGTAGCTCCTTTGATATTGTTAGAGCTACTCAG TATGGAGCATTGGATCGTGTTACCGAATTGGTAGAAGCCGGAGCAGATGTAAATCAACCAGATGCAGAAACAGTAACATTACTGCATTGGGcagcaataaataattataaagatatagtAAAGTATCTAATGGTTAAAGGAGCTGTTGTGGATGCTATTGGTGGTGAATTAATTTCGACTCCATTGCATTGGGCAACTAG GCAAGGACATTTAGGTATAGTGGTTATATTGATGAGAGCAGGAGCTGATCCAACTTTAAGAGATTCCGAAGGCTTTTCATGCATTCACTTAGCAACTCTATTTGGTCATACAGCTATTGTAGCTTATTTAGTTGCAAAAGGAGTCAATCCAAATATGTTAGATAGAAGTGCTATGACACCTCTTATGTGGAGCGCTTACAAAGttaatag tttttcattttacagtTTAGATCCCACAAGgttgttattaacattaggTGCATCGCATACACTAACAGATAATTTACACGGTAATACAGCTTTACATTGGGCTATTATAGCCAAAAATAATACAGCGATATCTACGTTAGTTCATCATGGAGCATCCTTAGATATTCCAAACTTTAAAAATGAGACCCCTATGACATTATTAGGACCTCACATTGGAGCTGCTTGGTTGGGTCATAAAATAAGTCAAGagatcaaagaaaaacaaggacGTACAAGGACATGGTGCAGGGATAAG AGAATACGCTGGTATTGTATGGTCAGTACACCATTTATAGTGTTTTATGTAATAGGAATGATATTACAAAGTGGATtggattatataataaaactagGTGCCTTCATAATGCTCTATGTAGGAATATATTCAGctaatcattttatctttgatGAAAGACTATTTCATATCTTGCCATTGTCCATTTATTTGGCTACTAAG ATGTGGATATATGTTACATGGGTATTCTGGTTAGGCATTCATGCAGCTTGGtatttatggttattattaattgggGGCTCCGTTCCTCTTTGGATATGCTTCTTACAATCTTGGCGTGGAGACCCAGGAGTAATTACAGCAAGTCATGAAGATAAATTAAAC ACAATAATAGAATTAGCTGAATCAGGTGGTTTTGAACCGCAATGGTTTTGCAGCAGTTGTTTAGTTAGGAGACCTGTACGATCAAAGCATTGTTCTACATGTGATAGATGTATCGCAAGATTTGATCATCACTGTCCTTGGGTTAATAACTGTATTG GAGCACacaatcataaatattttctaggtTTTTTGGCATCGTTATTAGGTCTGTGCATTGTTATTTTATCTGCTAGCGTGCAATACTGGCAGTTTGAATGTTGGACTAATTTGACAAATGGTCATAGCGCAGATAATTATTTAGTAGCTACTGCTACCTGCGATGCTTGGATTATGTGGATCGCAGCAAATACCTCTCTTCATTCATTTTGGGTTGGCATGTTGTTAGCTTGTCAATGTTATCAG atCATGGTACTTGGAATGACCacaaatgaaagaatgaatgctGGACGTTATACGCATTTCAAACAAGGGAATCCATTCCATCGTGGTGCACTACAGAATGCTGCTGatttttgcaattttaatttttgtggAGTAAAGGCAAAACCAAGTTCTGATTGGTTACACAGTTTTGATCTTAAACaaagtattgaaaaattaccTTTACTTGctgcgaaagaaaattttcaatatgtttAA
- the LOC124955990 gene encoding uncharacterized protein LOC124955990 isoform X3, with translation MPYQIPELLAHQRIVVKINACTLPVKYTKDDHRRRRSFWSNFRYKWSDKKYLDDRNRKYDIKLRRNSCYKSLNKITNGSVKTKPEEKIKFQADKLGQGDKKRKNLAERIDIYYFDHGNSAYYRTTDSPPILTTEKCAEKTDQAATRFWAEIFGTIHIGTAFLTAFILQLIRFILFSLIRPLTVGILQLFADYFVKPLLSIIFNALIQPILILLYNIATSIKDLCEPLAETIGLFLREIANLCRSIRIIEIKYENKGSPT, from the exons ATGCCATATCAAATACCTGAACTTCTGGCCCACCAAAGAATTGTTGTGAAAAT aAATGCTTGCACATTACCAGTAAAGTATACAAAAG ATGATCACCGTAGACGTCGTTCATTTTGGTCTAATTTTCGTTACAAATGGtctgataaaaaatatctcgatGATAGAAATCGAAAATACGACATTAAATTACGACGGAATTCGTGTTATAAG tctttaaataaaatcacgaATGGTAGCGTAAAAACAAAGcccgaagagaaaataaagtttcAAGCTGACAAATTAGGTCAAggtgacaaaaaaagaaaaaatcttgcCGAGagaatcgatatttattacttcGATCATGGAAATTCTGC atattatcgaaCAACGGATTCACCACCCATATTAACGACAGAAAAGTGTGCTGAAAAGACGGACCAAGCGGCAACACGTTTTTGGGCTGAAATATTTGGCACGATTCACATAGGAACAGCATTTTTAACAGCTTTTATTCTACAATTGATAAGATTCATACTATTCAGTCTTATTCGACCATTGACTGTTGGTATATTGCAATTATTTGCAGACTATTTCGTGAAACCATtactttcgataatatttaacgCATTGATACAAccaattttaatacttttatacaaTATCGCAACATCTATCAAAGATCTTTGCGAGCCATTGGCAGAAACTATCGGTTTATTTTTAAGAGAGATAGCAAATCTATGTAGATCGATTaggataatagaaataaaatatgaaaataaggGTTCTCCTACTTGA
- the LOC124955990 gene encoding uncharacterized protein LOC124955990 isoform X1: MTSEEDCPCTDMSEPSNVTSLRTDISSIVNSYESYVKITEEKKKTDEEPHKKTINQESPKATNHREMTQFEPVIPCYCHVPIINACTLPVKYTKDDHRRRRSFWSNFRYKWSDKKYLDDRNRKYDIKLRRNSCYKSLNKITNGSVKTKPEEKIKFQADKLGQGDKKRKNLAERIDIYYFDHGNSAYYRTTDSPPILTTEKCAEKTDQAATRFWAEIFGTIHIGTAFLTAFILQLIRFILFSLIRPLTVGILQLFADYFVKPLLSIIFNALIQPILILLYNIATSIKDLCEPLAETIGLFLREIANLCRSIRIIEIKYENKGSPT, from the exons ATGACTTCGGAAGAAGATTGTCCTTGTACGGACATGTCCGAACCTTCGAACGTGACGTCTTTACGTACTGACATAAGTTCGATAGTAAATTCTTATGAGTCTTACGTAAAAATTactgaagaaaagaaaaagacagacgaAGAACCTCACAAAA agaCTATTAATCAAGAATCACCAAAAGCAACAAATCATCGAGAAATGACGCAATTCGAGCCTGTTATACCTTGCTATTGTCATGTCCCAATAAT aAATGCTTGCACATTACCAGTAAAGTATACAAAAG ATGATCACCGTAGACGTCGTTCATTTTGGTCTAATTTTCGTTACAAATGGtctgataaaaaatatctcgatGATAGAAATCGAAAATACGACATTAAATTACGACGGAATTCGTGTTATAAG tctttaaataaaatcacgaATGGTAGCGTAAAAACAAAGcccgaagagaaaataaagtttcAAGCTGACAAATTAGGTCAAggtgacaaaaaaagaaaaaatcttgcCGAGagaatcgatatttattacttcGATCATGGAAATTCTGC atattatcgaaCAACGGATTCACCACCCATATTAACGACAGAAAAGTGTGCTGAAAAGACGGACCAAGCGGCAACACGTTTTTGGGCTGAAATATTTGGCACGATTCACATAGGAACAGCATTTTTAACAGCTTTTATTCTACAATTGATAAGATTCATACTATTCAGTCTTATTCGACCATTGACTGTTGGTATATTGCAATTATTTGCAGACTATTTCGTGAAACCATtactttcgataatatttaacgCATTGATACAAccaattttaatacttttatacaaTATCGCAACATCTATCAAAGATCTTTGCGAGCCATTGGCAGAAACTATCGGTTTATTTTTAAGAGAGATAGCAAATCTATGTAGATCGATTaggataatagaaataaaatatgaaaataaggGTTCTCCTACTTGA
- the LOC124955990 gene encoding uncharacterized protein LOC124955990 isoform X2, with translation MNYFIYLFFTKETINQESPKATNHREMTQFEPVIPCYCHVPIINACTLPVKYTKDDHRRRRSFWSNFRYKWSDKKYLDDRNRKYDIKLRRNSCYKSLNKITNGSVKTKPEEKIKFQADKLGQGDKKRKNLAERIDIYYFDHGNSAYYRTTDSPPILTTEKCAEKTDQAATRFWAEIFGTIHIGTAFLTAFILQLIRFILFSLIRPLTVGILQLFADYFVKPLLSIIFNALIQPILILLYNIATSIKDLCEPLAETIGLFLREIANLCRSIRIIEIKYENKGSPT, from the exons atgaattattttatttacctaTTTTTTACAAAGG agaCTATTAATCAAGAATCACCAAAAGCAACAAATCATCGAGAAATGACGCAATTCGAGCCTGTTATACCTTGCTATTGTCATGTCCCAATAAT aAATGCTTGCACATTACCAGTAAAGTATACAAAAG ATGATCACCGTAGACGTCGTTCATTTTGGTCTAATTTTCGTTACAAATGGtctgataaaaaatatctcgatGATAGAAATCGAAAATACGACATTAAATTACGACGGAATTCGTGTTATAAG tctttaaataaaatcacgaATGGTAGCGTAAAAACAAAGcccgaagagaaaataaagtttcAAGCTGACAAATTAGGTCAAggtgacaaaaaaagaaaaaatcttgcCGAGagaatcgatatttattacttcGATCATGGAAATTCTGC atattatcgaaCAACGGATTCACCACCCATATTAACGACAGAAAAGTGTGCTGAAAAGACGGACCAAGCGGCAACACGTTTTTGGGCTGAAATATTTGGCACGATTCACATAGGAACAGCATTTTTAACAGCTTTTATTCTACAATTGATAAGATTCATACTATTCAGTCTTATTCGACCATTGACTGTTGGTATATTGCAATTATTTGCAGACTATTTCGTGAAACCATtactttcgataatatttaacgCATTGATACAAccaattttaatacttttatacaaTATCGCAACATCTATCAAAGATCTTTGCGAGCCATTGGCAGAAACTATCGGTTTATTTTTAAGAGAGATAGCAAATCTATGTAGATCGATTaggataatagaaataaaatatgaaaataaggGTTCTCCTACTTGA